One stretch of Rhizoctonia solani chromosome 8, complete sequence DNA includes these proteins:
- a CDS encoding cyclin-dependent kinase: MENYAKLEKVGEGTYGVVYKARDINTGRIVALKKIRLEAEDEGVPSTAIREISLLKELKDDNVVALLDIVHADSKLYLVFEFLDMDLKRYMETVNSKNGNRGLDKQLIKVKFTYQLLAGLRYCHGHRILHRDLKPQNLLIDTDENLKLADFGLARAFGIPLRTYTHEVVTLWYRSPEVLLGSRHYSTAIDMWSVGCIVAEMVMHGQPLFPGDSEIDQIFKIFRLLGTPNEEIWPGVSQLPDYKETFPRWSAVELSQTVRGIDAQGLDLIAQSLIYDTAHRISAKRALTHPYFNDLAT, from the exons ATGGAAAACTACGCGAAACTTGAGAAAGTTGGAGAGG GGACGTATGGTGTTGTGTACAAGGCGCGCGATATCAATACCGGGCGTATTGTGGCGCTGAAGAAGATTCGCTTGGAAGCCGAGGATGAAGGAGTTCCTAGTACTGCGATACGCGAAATCAGCTTACTAAAAGAATTAAAAGATGACAATGTTGTCGC ATTATTGGATATAGTGCACGCAGATAGCAAGCTATATCTAGTATTCGAATTCTTGGACATGGATTTGAAGCG GTACATGGAAACAGTCAACTCGAAGAATGGCAATCGAGGTCTCGACAAGCAACTCATCAAGGTA AAATTCACCTACCAGCTCTTAGCTGGTCTACGATACTGCCACGGTCATCGAATACTCCATCGTGACTTGAAGCCACAGAACTTGTTGATAG ATACTGACGAAAATCTGAAACTTGCCGACTTTGGTCTTGCTCGTGCATTTGGTATACCACTGCGTACTTACACCCATGAG GTCGTAACTCTCTGGTACCGATCTCCGGAAGTCTTGCTGGGTTCTCGTCATTACAGCACAGCAATTGACATGTGGTCTGTTGGGTGCATTGTTGCCGAAATGGTTATGCACGGTCAACCGCTCTTCCCAGGCGACTCGGAGATTGACCAGATATTCAAGATATTCAG GCTACTCGGAACACCAAACGAAGAGATTTGGCCAGGAGTATCTCAACTACCTGACTATAAGGAAACCTTCCCGCGATGGTCGGCAGTCGAACTTTCACAAACTGTTCGGGGAATCGACGCACAAGGTTTGGATCTTATCGCG CAAAGTTTGATATACGATACTGCACACCGTATTTCTG CCAAGCGCGCTCTCACCCACCCATACTTCAACGATCTCGCAACCTGA
- a CDS encoding peptidase C14, whose amino-acid sequence MISNLKARAKRRLGIGVRAQDTAVPELPNQTDPSISAIPTSPLPESPTTPSNNTSTVHLNNGWNISTTSLPALTLSTDKPSESSTIDDSVRPVIDNRHSTMRFKTRTEIYLWSGLKKLSSLLDSSTEAFGPLKSAIGGLKWCIDLYESTIRANSEYNELRVKLDSLLGDLSKFVDRPINPTMMSNVIYLSKRIQTELALVLQKQERGLIRRHAETLGDPDEVVRIYRRINTHLERFMFNANLSIWETIEQQSTDALIEKLSFATSAMYNSAEAIDVKRGPCTPETRQSELEQLRGWGHGGQSHNVYWLNGMAGTGKTTLAYSLCAELDQNHRLGASFFCSRTIPECRNVKYILPSIAYQLASFSPPFRYALSQTLRLDRDVHHRLLKSQFESLIVKPILAAKHTLSYDIVVVIDALDECENENSIGQILDLLLGVDLSVPIRFLISSRPEPEIYRRMMQRTGQSFEARLVLHELDQGVVKKDIKTYLIHQLNGIPLTPAQLDALVERSGILFIYAATAAAYIRAGYILMEHQERLDMILGISTPSSDGKDKYIDELYRTILSAAFNNFALDKSGRERMGTILNTVICAQEPMTTQTIAGLLKLKNREQVQALLRPLGSVIHVSERGGLVTVLHTSFSDFLLDQQRSTSFYCNPAQNHESLARVCLEAIKSNDPQFNIGGIKSS is encoded by the exons ATGATATCAAACCTAAAGGCTCGCGCTAAACGTCGCCTGGGCATCGGCGTACGAGCACAGGATACTGCTGTTCCAGAGTTACCCAATCAAACCGATCCTTCAATATCTGCCATTCCAACTTCGCCGTTACCCGAATCGCCTACCACTCCGAGCAATAATACATCTACTGTGCATCTGAATAATGGCTGGAATATATCAACTACATCGTTGCCCGCCTTGACCCTCAGCACCGACAAACCTTCCGAATCCAGCACGATTGATGATAGCGTCCGTCCTGTTATTGATAATAGACATAGCACAATGAGATTTAAAACGCGTACTGAGATTTATTTATGGTCTGGGCTCAAAAAACTGTCGAGCTTGTTGGATTCAAGCACTGAGGCATTTGGTCCTCTTAAATCGGCTATCGGGGGATTGAAGTGGTGCATCGATCTCTACGAG AGCACCATTAGGGCTAATAGCGAATATAATGAACTTCGTGTCAAACTCGATTCACTCCTTGGTGACTTGAGCAAATTCGTAGACCGCCCAATAAATCCTACCATGATGTCCAACGTGATATACCTGAGCAA GCGAATTCAAACCGAACTAGCACTGGTGCTACAAAAACAGGAACGAGGTCTAATACGACGACACGCAGAAACATTGGGTGATCCAGatgaagtagtgagaatcTACCGTCGTATTAACACTCACCTCGAGCGTTTTATG TTCAATGCCAACTTGAGTATATGGGAGACCATCGAACAGCAATCAACG GACGCTCTCATCGAGAAGCTATCGTTCGCTACTTCGGCTATGTACAACTCCGCTGAAGCAATCGATGTAAAAAGAGGCCCATGTACTCCGGAAACTCGCCAGAGCGAGCTGGAGCAACTtcgtggatggggacatggagGTCAGTCCCATAACGTGTACTGGCTAAATGGCATGGCTGGCACGGGCAAAACTACGCTTGCGTACAGCCTGTGCGCCGAACTGGACCAAAACCACAGACTTGGGGCTAGTTTCTTCTGTTCGCGCACGATACCCGAGTGTCGAAACGTCAAGTATATCCTACCATCTATTGCATACCAGCTAGCATCCTTCTCGCCCCCATTTCGATATGCTTTGTCCCAGACTCTAAGATTGGATCGCGACGTGCATCACCGGCTCCTCAAGAGCCAATTCGAGAGTCTTATTGTTAAGCCGATACTCGCGGCCAAACATACGCTATCTTATGACATCGTAGTGGTGATCGACGCCTTGGACGAATGCGAGAATGAGAATAGCATTGGCCAAATATTGGACTTACTACTGGGGGTCGACCTTTCTGTACCTATCCGGTTTCTCATCTCCAGTCGACCCGAACCAGAAATTTACCGTCGAATGATGCAGCGAACTGGTCAAAGCTTTGAGGCACGCCTTGTGTTGCACGAACTTGACCAGGGTGTTGTCAAGAAAGACATCAAGACTTATTTAATCCATCAACTTAACGGAATTCCCTTGACGCCGGCCCAACTAGATGCCCTGGTTGAACGCTCTGGAATCTTATTCATTTACGCCGCGACCGCTGCCGCTTACATTAGGGCTGGATATATCCTTATGGAGCATCAAGAAAGGTTGGACATGATATTGGGTATATCTACCCCTTCTTCGGATGGAAAGGATAAGTACATCGACGAACTTTACAGGACAATACTCAGCGCTGCATTCAATAATTTCGCTCTTGATAAATCAGGCCGAGAGCGAATGGGTACCATCCTTAATACAGTGATTTGTGCACAAGAACCAATGACAACCCAAACGATTGCGGGTTTGCTGAAGCTCAAAAATAGAGAGCAAGTACAGGCGCTATTACGACCCCTTGGTTCGGTCATTCATGTGTCTGAAAGAGGGGGCCTTGTCACGGTGCTCCATACATCTTTCTCCGATTTTTTGCTCGATCAACAGCGGTCAACTTCGTTTTACTGCAATCCGGCTCAAAACCATGAGTCTCTTGCCCGAGTTTGTTTGGAAGCCATCAAGAGCAATGATCCTCAATTCAATATCGGGGGTATCAAGTCCTCGTAA
- a CDS encoding peptidase C14: protein MVKPEGTALTRRQPALLATWSFRSQVTSAKFSPDGSRIVVATGKELLIIDGYTGRRLVGPLKGHTNTISSVEFSPDGLQIASSSWDGTIRIWNAQTGKMPFEPLTGHVHSVESVQFSPDGAQLVSGSWDTTLRVWDTTRGVTIMGPLQGHTAFVTSVAFSPGGDLIASGSYDKTIRIWEVEGGAMKHGPLKGHLAGITSIVFSPDGTWLASGSRDGAIRVWDVKNWLECGMSVEGATGPITAIQFSPDAQQIISASEDKLVRIYILENSNWRERITLAGHTGHVTSVMFSQDGRRIVSGSFDSSARVWDANIKHTSPWFLPPDGHRNEVNLVQYLLDDSTIVSRSIDRVARSWSSPAYEALKPHGWHINFDKEQTCMAFSNEGVVLSGSAAGAIEIISNNPTYFRVKNVDRAGVTALAWSSNGDYIASGSSGIVQLWNSRTGQEIFDQHTRSSNRVTALVFSPRDTHIAASSGMIVTIWDIKDMKANQSVLEGHTQPTTSISFSPNNKLIASGSEDTTVRVWEFQTGKFVFSPLKGHKATVTSLDFSPDGARIASASRDMHICLWDLRSEALLFKILEGHTGAVLSIAFSHSGTHIVSGSSDTAIRIWDVRDDPLAPKSGTIESLQPLLWEKLMN from the coding sequence ATGGTTAAGCCTGAAGGAACTGCGCTAACAAGACGGCAACCTGCGCTACTTGCTACTTGGTCTTTTAGGAGTCAGGTCACATCCGCGAAGTTCTCTCCCGATGGATCGCGGATTGTAGTGGCCACAGGCAAAGAGCTACTCATCATTGATGGATATACGGGGCGACGGTTGGTGGGCCCATTAAAGGGGCACACCAATACAATTTCGTCTGTTGAATTTTCCCCGGATGGACTTCAAAtcgcttcctcctcttggGACGGGACGATACGAATTTGGAACGCCCAAACTGGCAAAATGCCATTCGAGCCTCTTACAGGCCACGTACACTCTGTCGAGTCGGTTCAATTTTCCCCGGACGGCGCGCAACTGGTCTCTGGGTCATGGGATACAACACTGAGAGTATGGGATACTACCAGGGGCGTTACTATTATGGGTCCATTGCAAGGCCATACCGCGTTTGTCACCTCGGTCGCATTCTCACCCGGCGGTGATCTGATTGCTTCTGGATCTTACGATAAAACTATCCGAATATGGGAGGTTGAAGGTGGGGCTATGAAACATGGGCCATTGAAAGGGCACCTAGCAGGGATTACCTCGATCGTATTCTCTCCCGATGGTACATGGCTTGCGTCTGGATCAAGGGATGGAGCTATTCGAGTATGGGATGTAAAAAACTGGCTCGAGTGTGGGATGTCAGTTGAGGGTGCTACAGGTCCGATCACAGCAATTCAGTTTTCTCCCGATGCTCAACAAATCATATCGGCTTCTGAAGACAAGttggtacgcatatatatactggaAAACTCAAACTGGAGAGAAAGAATAACACTCGCGGGCCACACTGGTCATGTTACGTCGGTTATGTTCTCGCAAGACGGGCGTCGAATTGTATCCGGCTCATTCGACAGTAGCGCTCGGGTATGGGATGCAAATATCAAACATACTTCACCTTGGTTCCTTCCACCCGATGGACATCGCAACGAAGTAAACTTGGTTCAATATCTACTCGATGATAGCACCATCGTCTCCAGGTCGATTGACAGGGTTGCCCGATCTTGGAGTTCTCCAGCTTACGAAGCTTTAAAGCCCCATGGTTGGCACATAAATTTTGATAAAGAGCAAACGTGCATGGCCTTCTCTAATGAAGGGGTTGTTTTGTCAGGCTCTGCCGCGGGGGCTATTGAGATAATCTCAAATAATCCAACCTATTTCCGTGTCAAGAACGTTGACCGCGCCGGCGTAACTGCGCTTGCTTGGTCTTCAAACGGTGATTACATTGCTTCAGGATCAAGCGGAATAGTCCAACTCTGGAACAGCCGAACCGGGCAAGAAATATTCGATCAACATACAAGATCTTCAAATCGTGTAACTGCGCTTGTGTTTTCTCCCAGAGACACGCATATAGCTGCCAGCTCCGGGATGATTGTAACAATTTGGGATATTAAAGATATGAAAGCTAATCAGAGTGTTCTCGAAGGACACACTCAACCAACTACCTCGATTTCCTTCTCTcccaacaacaaactaataGCGTCAGGCTCGGAGGATACAACTGTCCGTGTCTGGGAATTTCAGACCGGAAAATTTGTTTTCAGCCCACTCAAAGGGCATAAAGCTACAGTTACTTCATTGGATTTCTCACCAGATGGTGCTCGGATAGCTTCCGCCTCGAGGGACATGCACATTTGTCTGTGGGACTTACGCAGTGAAGCCCTTTTATTCAAGATCCTCGAAGGGCATACCGGAGCGGTTCTCTCTATAGCATTTTCTCACAGTGGTACGCATATTGTCTCCGGCTCATCTGATACTGCAATTCGCATCTGGGACGTACGAGATGATCCTTTGGCTCCCAAATCAGGTACTATTGAATCTCTCCAACCTCTTCTGTGGGAGAAACTGATGAATTAG